The following coding sequences lie in one Panicum virgatum strain AP13 chromosome 6N, P.virgatum_v5, whole genome shotgun sequence genomic window:
- the LOC120677552 gene encoding heterogeneous nuclear ribonucleoprotein 1-like, translated as MGKAETRTRGRGGGGGDGGGGGNPGKIFVGGLPRDTTDATFVRHFGQYGEIVDSVIMKDRYTSQPRGFGFITYSDPVVVDKVIEDNHVINGKQVEIKRTIPKGAMQSGSKDFKTRKIFVGGLPSALTEDDFKNFFERYGAVVDHQIMFDRETKRSRGFGFVVFASEETVDDLLANGNMIDLAGSKVEIKKAEPKKSSNPPPSGRGRSSRSSYDSGSRDHPSSDNYGGLANPYGSYRGGGFDPYRSDAGFSGGRLGSYGGMGEFGVGYGRYYAGLGAYGAASSFGGYPSRFGLYGGYGGAYAGGDLSGYRRTVADESFGGPGNSGFGGDADEGFGGPGSSGFGGAAYGGAYDPALGGYGPAGAPDRNKGSFAGGFGRYHPYG; from the exons ATGGGGAAAGCGGAGACGAGAACcaggggacgcggcggcggcggcggcgacggtggcggcggtggcaacCCGGG GAAGATTTTCGTCGGAGGGCTGCCGCGGGACACCACAGATG CTACATTTGTGAGGCATTTTGGCCAGTATGGAGAAATAGTTGATTCAGTAATAATGAAAGATAGGTACACATCTCAGCCGCGGGGTTTTGGCTTCATTACATACTCTGACCCTGTTGTTGTTGATAAAGTGATAGAGGACAATCATGTCATCAACGGAAAGCAA GTTGAGATTAAAAGAACCATACCAAAGGGTGCAATGCAGTCTGGCTCTAAGGATTTCAAGACTAGGAAGATATTTGTTGGTGGGCTCCCCTCAGCACTAACAGAAG ATGATTTCAAGAATTTCTTTGAAAGATATGGGGCTGTGGTAGACCACCAGATTATGTTTGATCGTGAAACAAAACGGTCTAGAGGCTTTGGATTTGTAGTTTTTGCTTCTGAGGAAACTGTAGATGATTTGTTAGCAAACGGAAATATGATTGATCTTGCTGGTTCAAAG GTGGAGATCAAGAAAGCAGAACCAAAGAAATCCTCAAACCCACCTCCATCAGGGCGTGGTAGAAGTTCTAGGTCTTCATATGATAGTGGCTCTAGGGACCACCCTTCTTCTGATAACTATGGTGGATTGGCTAATCCTTATGGCAGTTACAGGGGTGGTGGATTTGATCCTTATAGGAGCGATGCAGGTTTCAGCGGTGGTAGGCTTGGCAGCTATGGTGGGATGGGTGAATTTGGTGTTGGATATGGTCGTTACTATGCAGGTTTAGGGGCATATGGAGCTGCATCTTCATTTGGTGGTTATCCCAGTCGCTTTGGGTTATATGGAGGTTATGGTGGAGCTTATGCTGGTGGGGACCTGAGTGGCTATAGACGCACTGTTGCTGATGAGAGCTTTGGTGGCCCTGGTAATTCTGGTTTTGGTGGTGATGCTGATGAGGGCTTTGGCGGCCCTGGTAGTTCTGGCTTTGGTGGTGCTGCCTATGGTGGGGCATATGATCCTGCTCTAGGTGGTTATGGACCTGCTGGCGCACCTGACAGGAATAAGGGAAGCTTTGCTGGTGGATTTGGACGATATCACCCATATGGCTGA
- the LOC120677703 gene encoding C2 and GRAM domain-containing protein At1g03370-like, producing MRLTVRVVEARNLRAMDSNGFSDPYVKLQLGKQRFKTKVIKMNLNPTWDQEFSFLVGDVRDVLKLDVYDEDILRMDDFLGQLRVPLEDVLAAEDLSLGTQWYQLLPKGKTDKAIDCGEICVSISLESAGATRSWSDDLAAELSDIERDYSLSSQSTAPSIALAYRETETCKEDSINEYSDGSEIPAEDKCSEVTNRNQAAAEDRSKGDSYAALNGTETSSFKTDKPSFVDRVCQIFARKNGDVVPPSSGSSEASEEVQEEPGGFEIPVTQNDNACPEATYSELLKSLESRHEGVEMPVNLQGILVNQSYLASPSDLNNLLFSPDSDFKQTMIELQGCTDFKTEPWRLDSDGESLKRVVTYTTAPSKLLKAVLATEEQSYLKADGKEYAVLLSVSTPDVPCGTYFRTEVLFRIMPGPELDSQQQTSHLVISWRMNFLQSTMMKGMIENGARQGLEQNYAQFLELLSEKIKPIDVEGSGSDKDQVLASLQGGQESDWKIAFLYFCNFGVLSSLFVSIYVVLHVLQVSSGSAQGLEFPGLDLPDSLSEIIMGGLLFLQVQNILKKTTCFVQARGQKGGDHGVKAQGDGWLLTVALIEGIKLAPVDATGFSDPYVVFTCNGKTKTSSIKFQTLEPQWNEIFEFDAMDDPPSVMSVHVYDFDGPFDEVTSLGHAEINFVKSNLSELADVWVPLKGNLAQSWQSKLHLRIFLNNSKGTGMVTEYLSKMEKEVGKKMTLRSPRTNTAFQELFSLPAEEFLISSFTCYLKRKLPTQGHLFLSPRTIGFYSSMFGRKTKFYFLWEDIEDIQGIPQSISSWSPSVVITLHRGRGMDAKHGAKSMDDGKLKFCLQSFASFSVAHRTIMALWKARSLSTELKVQLAEEQSQTNSLQSEDSDIFVGIEDAEGLQMTEVFSSTISTNMASLMEVFEGGSLEMKVMEKVGCQKYSATQWESDKPNECQRQIHYKFSKKLSPVGGEVTGTQQKSPMPNKKGWVIEEVMELQGVLLGDFFTLHIKYQIEDLAPKQRASNVQVFLGIEWSKSTRHQKRIEKNVLSSSSARLKEMFSMASRELSRAR from the exons ATGAGGCTGACTGTTCGTGTGGTCGAGGCCCGCAACCTGCGGGCCATGGATTCGAACGGGTTCAGCGATCCCTACGTGAAGCTGCAGCTTGGGAAGCAGCGATTCAAGACCAAGGTGATCAAGATGAACCTGAACCCGACTTGGGATCAGGAGTTCAGCTTCCTCGTCGGCGATGTCAGAGATGTGCTCAAGCTTGATGTCTATGACGAGGACATCCTCCGGATGGATGACTTCCTGGGGCAGCTGAGGGTGCCATTGGAGGATGTGCTGGCAGCCGAGGATCTGTCGCTTGGTACCCAATGGTACCAGCTTCTTCCGAAGGGCAAAACCGACAAGGCGATCGATTGTG GGGAGATTTGTGTCTCAATATCTTTAGAATCAGCTGGAGCCACACGATCATGGTCTGATGATCTCGCAGCTGAATTAAGTGATATAGAGAGAGATTATTCATTGTCAAGCCAAAGCACAGCTCCATCGATTGCATTAGCTTATCGAGAAACTGAAACTTGTAAAGAAGATAGTATCAATGAATATTCTGATGGGTCTGAAATCCCTGCAGAGGATAAATGTAGTGAAGTTACTAACAGAAATCAAGCTGCTGCAGAGGACAGGTCAAAAGGGGATTCTTATGCAGCTTTGAATGGAACAGAAACTTCTAGTTTTAAAACTGATAAGCCATCATTTGTTGATCGTGTCTGCCAAATATTCGCTAGAAAAAATGGTGATGTGGTGCCACCCTCCTCAGGAAGCTCCGAGGCTTCAGAAGAAGTTCAAGAGGAACCAGGAGGATTTGAGATTCCAGTAACCCAAAATGATAATGCGTGCCCAGAGGCTACATACAGTGAACTACTGAAATCTCTTGAATCACGGCATGAAGGAGTTGAGATGCCTGTAAATCTACAAGGAATTCTTGTTAACCAGTCATATCTTGCATCACCTAGTGATCTGAATAACCTTCTCTTCTCACCAGATTCAGATTTTAAACAAACAATGATTGAGCTTCAAGGTTGTACTGATTTCAAAACTGAACCCTGGAGGCTTGATAGTGATGGGGAGTCCTTGAAGAGAGTGGTAACTTACACAACTGCACCATCGAAATTGCTTAAAGCCGTTCTAGCAACAGAGGAGCAATCTTATTTGAAGGCTGATGGAAAAGAGTATGCAGTTTTGTTGAGTGTAAGCACCCCTGATGTTCCTTGTGGTACTTATTTTCGGACGGAAGTTCTTTTCCGAATCATGCCAGGCCCCGAACTTGATTCTCAGCAACAGACGTCACATTTGGTAATTTCTTGGCGCATGAATTTTCTTCAGAGTACTATGATGAAAGGTATGATAGAAAATGGTGCAAGGCAAGGCTTGGAGCAAAACTATGCACAGTTTTTGGAGTTGCTATCAGAAAAGATAAAACCTATTGATGTAGAAGGTTCTGGATCTGACAAAGACCAGGTCTTAGCCTCTTTGCAAGGGGGGCAGGAATCTGATTGGAAGATAGCATTTCTGTACTTCTGCAACTTCGGTGTCTTGTCCTCCCTTTTTGTGTCTATTTATGTTGTTCTGCATGTTTTACAAGTGAGTTCAGGTTCTGCTCAAGGCCTTGAATTCCCAGGATTAGATCTGCCAGATTCGCTCAGTGAAATTATCATGGGTGGGCTGTTGTTTCTTCAAGTGCAGAACATACTAAAGAAAACTACATGTTTTGTTCAAGCAAGAGGACAAAAAG GTGGTGATCATGGCGTAAAAGCACAAGGTGATGGATGGTTGTTAACAGTTGCTTTAATTGAGGGAATCAAATTGGCTCCAGTAGATGCTACTGGTTTCTCTGATCCCTATGTCGTATTTACTTGCAAtgggaaaacaaaaacaagttcaatCAAGTTCCAAACACTGGAACCTCAGTGGAACG AAATATTTGAATTTGATGCAATGGATGATCCGCCATCAGTGATGAGTGTACATGTGTATGATTTTGATGGACCGTTCGATGAAGTTACGTCCCTTGGACATGCAGAAATTAACTTTGTAAAATCAAACTTGTCAGAGTTAGCTGATGTATGGGTTCCTCTTAAAGGTAACTTGGCCCAGTCTTGGCAGTCCAAATTGCATCTGAGGATTTTCCTGAACAATTCAAAGGGGACTGGCATGGTTACCGAGTATCTGAGCAAAATGGAGAAAGAGGTTGGTAAGAAG ATGACATTGAGGTCTCCTCGGACCAATACTGCATTCCAGGAGCTGTTCTCTCTGCCAGCAGAAGAATTTCTCATCAGCAGTTTCACATGCTACTTGAAGAGGAAATTGCCTACACAG GGTCATCTTTTCTTATCTCCAAGAACAATTGGGTTTTATTCAAGCATGTTTGGGAGGAAAACAAAATTTTACTTTCTATGGGAGGATATTGAAGACATACAAGGAATACCTCAATCAATATCATCATGGAGCCCATCCGTTGTAATAACTCTTCACAGAGGTAGAGGCATGGATGCAAAGCATGGTGCAAAGAGCATGGACGATGGAAAGCTTAAGTTCTGCCTGCAGTCTTTTGCATCGTTTAGTGTAGCCCATAG GACAATAATGGCATTATGGAAAGCAAGATCTTTGAGCACGGAGCTTAAAGTACAGCTTGCTGAAGAACAGTCCCAAACTAACAGCCTTCAGAGTGAGGACAGTGATATATTTGTTGGTATTGAGGATGCCGAGGGCCTTCAGATGACTGAAGTTTTCTCCTCAACCATTTCGACCAAT ATGGCCTCACTTATGGAGGTGTTCGAAGGGGGTTCTCTGGAAATGAAGGTAATGGAGAAAGTTGGATGCCAGAAATACTCAGCTACACAGTGGGAATCAGATAAACCCAATGAGTGTCAACGACAAATTCATTACAAGTTTAGCAAGAAGTTGTCTCCTGTTGGAGGAGAAGTCACGGGAACGCAGCAGAAATCTCCTATGCCCAATAAGAAAGGGTGGGTTATTGAAGAGGTGATGGAGCTCCAAGGAGTCCTTCTTGGCGACTTCTTTACG
- the LOC120677550 gene encoding oligopeptide transporter 1-like isoform X2 — MEPQQVELSHLDGRDARPGTNGGRTDSAEEEVDDCPIEEVRLTVPITDNPALPALTFRTWFLGLISCALLAFSNQFFGYRQNPLYISSLSVQIVVLPLGKLMAACLPTKAVRIRGTKWSFSLNPGPFNLKEHVLITIFANTGSNSVYAVGIITIVKAFYHREIHPLAAMLLTQTTQLMGYGWAGLFRKFLVDSPYMWWPANLVQVSLFRALHEKEKRPKGGTTRLQFFLTVLITSFAYYIVPNYLFPTISTISLVCLVWKNSVTAQQIGSGVYGLGVGSFGLDWATVAGFLGTPLSTPAFAIVNIMAGFFLIVYVIVPVAYWTDAYGAKRFPIISSHVFMANGSRYDVNRVLDPATFQFSQAGYDGAGQINLSIFFAFTYGLSFATLAATLSHVALYHGGSIWEQTKATVRAQAGDVHTRLMKRNYAAVPQWWFQVMLVLVLGLSVFTCEGFGRQLQLPYWGVLLAAGLAFFFTLPIGIITATTNQQPGLNVVTELIIGYLYPGRPLANVAFKTYGYISMSQAIMFLQDFKLGHYMKIPPRSMFIVQLVGTVLASSVYFGTSWWLLESVPNICDPARLPEGSPWTCPGDDVFFNASIIWGVVGPLRMFGRLGRYARMNYFFLAGALAPVPFWALSRAFPGSAWAPWIRLVNMPVLLGATGMMPPARSVNYLMWGAVGLAFNHVVYHRYKGWWARHNYVLSAGLDAGVAFMGILSYAMLQSRGVNGVDWWGLQVDDHCALARCPTAPGVRAPGCPVH, encoded by the exons ATGGAGCCTCAGCAAGTCGAGCTCAGCCACTTGGACGGCCGGGACGCCAGGCCAGGCACCAATGGTGGAAGAACAG ATTCAGCAGAGGAGGAGGTAGACGACTGCCCAATCGAGGAGGTCCGGCTCACCGTGCCCATCACCGACAACCCGGCATTGCCGGCGCTGACCTTCAGGACATGGTTCCTGGGGCTCATCTCGTGCGCGCTGCTGGCCTTCTCCAACCAGTTCTTCGGGTACCGGCAGAACCCGCTCTACATCTCCTCCCTCTCGGTGCAGATCGTCGTGCTGCCGCTCGGCAAGCTGATGGCCGCCTGCCTCCCCACGAAGGCCGTCAGAATCAGGGGCACCAAGTGGTCCTTCTCGCTGAACCCGGGGCCGTTCAACCTCAAGGAGCATGTCCTGATCACCATCTTCGCCAACACCGGCTCCAACTCGGTGTACGCCGTCGGCATCATCACCATCGTGAAGGCGTTCTACCACCGGGAGATCCATCCCCTCGCCGCCATGTTGCTCACTCAGACCACCCAG TTGATGGGATATGGCTGGGCTGGCCTCTTCAGAAAGTTCCTTGTGGACTCCCCCTACATGTGGTGGCCTGCAAACCTGGTGCAGGTTTCCCTCTTCAG AGCTCTGCACgagaaggagaagaggccgaAGGGAGGGACGACGaggctgcagttcttcctcacCGTGCTGATCACGAGCTTCGCCTACTACATTGTGCCCAACTACCTCTTCCCGACCATCTCCACCATCTCCCTGGTCTGCCTGGTGTGGAAGAACTCCGTCACCGCGCAGCAGATCGGCTCCGGCGTGTACGGCCTCGGCGTGGGCTCTTTCGGGCTCGACTGGGCCACCGTCGCCGGGTTCCTGGGCACGCCTCTGTCGACGCCGGCTTTCGCCATCGTGAACATCATGGCCGGCTTCTTCCTCATCGTCTACGTGATCGTGCCCGTCGCCTACTGGACCGACGCGTACGGCGCCAAGCGCTTCCCCATCATCTCCTCCCACGTGTTCATGGCCAACGGCAGCCGGTACGACGTGAACAGGGTGCTCGACCCGGCGACCTTCCAGTTCAGCCAGGCCGGCTACGACGGCGCCGGCCAGATCAACCTGAGCATCTTCTTCGCCTTCACCTACGGGCTCAGCTTCGCGACGCTCGCGGCCACCCTGTCCCACGTCGCCCTCTACCACGGCGGGTCGATATGGGAGCAGACCAAGGCGACGGTGCGCGCGCAGGCCGGCGACGTGCACACCAGGCTGATGAAGAGGAACTACGCCGCCGTGCCGCAGTGGTGGTTCCAGGtgatgctggtgctggtgctcgGCCTCTCCGTCTTCACCTGCGAGGGCTTCGGCCGGCAGCTGCAGCTCCCCTACTGGGGCGTGCTCCtggccgccggcctcgccttcttcttcacGCTCCCCATCGGCATCATCACCGCGACGACCAACCAA CAACCTGGGCTGAACGTGGTGACCGAGCTCATCATCGGGTACCTGTACCCGGGGCGGCCGCTCGCCAACGTGGCGTTCAAGACGTACGGCTACATCAGCATGTCCCAGGCGATCATGTTCCTGCAGGACTTCAAGCTGGGCCACTACATGAAGATCCCGCCGCGCTCCATGTTCATCGTCCAg CTGGTGGGCACGGTGCTGGCGTCGTCGGTGTACTTCGGCACGTCGTGGTGGCTGCTGGAGAGCGTGCCCAACATCTGCGACCCGGCGAGGCTGCCGGAGGGGAGCCCCTGGACGTGCCCCGGCGACGACGTCTTCTTCAACGCGTCCATCATCTGGGGCGTGGTCGGCCCGCTGCGCATGTTCGGCCGGCTGGGGCGCTACGCCAGGATGAACTacttcttcctcgccggcgcgctggCGCCGGTGCCGTTCTGGGCGCTGTCCCGGGCGTTCCCGGGCAGCGCGTGGGCGCCGTGGATCCGCCTCGTCAACATGCCCGTGCTGCTCGGCGCCACGGGGATGATGCCGCCGGCGCGCTCCGTCAACTACCTCATGTGGGGCGCCGTGGGGCTCGCCTTCAACCACGTCGTCTACCACCGCTACAAGGGCTGGTGGGCGCGCCACAACTACGTGCTCTCTGCCGGCCTCGACGCCGGCGTCGCCTTCATGGGCATCCTTTCCTACGCCATGCTGCAGTCCAGGGGCGTCAATGGCGTCGACTGGTGGGGGCTGCAGGTCGACGACCACTGCGCGCTGGCGAGGTGCCCCACGGCGCCGGGAGTCCGCGCCCCCGGCTGCCCCGTTCACTAG
- the LOC120677550 gene encoding oligopeptide transporter 1-like isoform X1 has translation MEPQQVELSHLDGRDARPGTNGGRTDSCLDSAEEEVDDCPIEEVRLTVPITDNPALPALTFRTWFLGLISCALLAFSNQFFGYRQNPLYISSLSVQIVVLPLGKLMAACLPTKAVRIRGTKWSFSLNPGPFNLKEHVLITIFANTGSNSVYAVGIITIVKAFYHREIHPLAAMLLTQTTQLMGYGWAGLFRKFLVDSPYMWWPANLVQVSLFRALHEKEKRPKGGTTRLQFFLTVLITSFAYYIVPNYLFPTISTISLVCLVWKNSVTAQQIGSGVYGLGVGSFGLDWATVAGFLGTPLSTPAFAIVNIMAGFFLIVYVIVPVAYWTDAYGAKRFPIISSHVFMANGSRYDVNRVLDPATFQFSQAGYDGAGQINLSIFFAFTYGLSFATLAATLSHVALYHGGSIWEQTKATVRAQAGDVHTRLMKRNYAAVPQWWFQVMLVLVLGLSVFTCEGFGRQLQLPYWGVLLAAGLAFFFTLPIGIITATTNQQPGLNVVTELIIGYLYPGRPLANVAFKTYGYISMSQAIMFLQDFKLGHYMKIPPRSMFIVQLVGTVLASSVYFGTSWWLLESVPNICDPARLPEGSPWTCPGDDVFFNASIIWGVVGPLRMFGRLGRYARMNYFFLAGALAPVPFWALSRAFPGSAWAPWIRLVNMPVLLGATGMMPPARSVNYLMWGAVGLAFNHVVYHRYKGWWARHNYVLSAGLDAGVAFMGILSYAMLQSRGVNGVDWWGLQVDDHCALARCPTAPGVRAPGCPVH, from the exons ATGGAGCCTCAGCAAGTCGAGCTCAGCCACTTGGACGGCCGGGACGCCAGGCCAGGCACCAATGGTGGAAGAACAG ATTCTTGTTTAGATTCAGCAGAGGAGGAGGTAGACGACTGCCCAATCGAGGAGGTCCGGCTCACCGTGCCCATCACCGACAACCCGGCATTGCCGGCGCTGACCTTCAGGACATGGTTCCTGGGGCTCATCTCGTGCGCGCTGCTGGCCTTCTCCAACCAGTTCTTCGGGTACCGGCAGAACCCGCTCTACATCTCCTCCCTCTCGGTGCAGATCGTCGTGCTGCCGCTCGGCAAGCTGATGGCCGCCTGCCTCCCCACGAAGGCCGTCAGAATCAGGGGCACCAAGTGGTCCTTCTCGCTGAACCCGGGGCCGTTCAACCTCAAGGAGCATGTCCTGATCACCATCTTCGCCAACACCGGCTCCAACTCGGTGTACGCCGTCGGCATCATCACCATCGTGAAGGCGTTCTACCACCGGGAGATCCATCCCCTCGCCGCCATGTTGCTCACTCAGACCACCCAG TTGATGGGATATGGCTGGGCTGGCCTCTTCAGAAAGTTCCTTGTGGACTCCCCCTACATGTGGTGGCCTGCAAACCTGGTGCAGGTTTCCCTCTTCAG AGCTCTGCACgagaaggagaagaggccgaAGGGAGGGACGACGaggctgcagttcttcctcacCGTGCTGATCACGAGCTTCGCCTACTACATTGTGCCCAACTACCTCTTCCCGACCATCTCCACCATCTCCCTGGTCTGCCTGGTGTGGAAGAACTCCGTCACCGCGCAGCAGATCGGCTCCGGCGTGTACGGCCTCGGCGTGGGCTCTTTCGGGCTCGACTGGGCCACCGTCGCCGGGTTCCTGGGCACGCCTCTGTCGACGCCGGCTTTCGCCATCGTGAACATCATGGCCGGCTTCTTCCTCATCGTCTACGTGATCGTGCCCGTCGCCTACTGGACCGACGCGTACGGCGCCAAGCGCTTCCCCATCATCTCCTCCCACGTGTTCATGGCCAACGGCAGCCGGTACGACGTGAACAGGGTGCTCGACCCGGCGACCTTCCAGTTCAGCCAGGCCGGCTACGACGGCGCCGGCCAGATCAACCTGAGCATCTTCTTCGCCTTCACCTACGGGCTCAGCTTCGCGACGCTCGCGGCCACCCTGTCCCACGTCGCCCTCTACCACGGCGGGTCGATATGGGAGCAGACCAAGGCGACGGTGCGCGCGCAGGCCGGCGACGTGCACACCAGGCTGATGAAGAGGAACTACGCCGCCGTGCCGCAGTGGTGGTTCCAGGtgatgctggtgctggtgctcgGCCTCTCCGTCTTCACCTGCGAGGGCTTCGGCCGGCAGCTGCAGCTCCCCTACTGGGGCGTGCTCCtggccgccggcctcgccttcttcttcacGCTCCCCATCGGCATCATCACCGCGACGACCAACCAA CAACCTGGGCTGAACGTGGTGACCGAGCTCATCATCGGGTACCTGTACCCGGGGCGGCCGCTCGCCAACGTGGCGTTCAAGACGTACGGCTACATCAGCATGTCCCAGGCGATCATGTTCCTGCAGGACTTCAAGCTGGGCCACTACATGAAGATCCCGCCGCGCTCCATGTTCATCGTCCAg CTGGTGGGCACGGTGCTGGCGTCGTCGGTGTACTTCGGCACGTCGTGGTGGCTGCTGGAGAGCGTGCCCAACATCTGCGACCCGGCGAGGCTGCCGGAGGGGAGCCCCTGGACGTGCCCCGGCGACGACGTCTTCTTCAACGCGTCCATCATCTGGGGCGTGGTCGGCCCGCTGCGCATGTTCGGCCGGCTGGGGCGCTACGCCAGGATGAACTacttcttcctcgccggcgcgctggCGCCGGTGCCGTTCTGGGCGCTGTCCCGGGCGTTCCCGGGCAGCGCGTGGGCGCCGTGGATCCGCCTCGTCAACATGCCCGTGCTGCTCGGCGCCACGGGGATGATGCCGCCGGCGCGCTCCGTCAACTACCTCATGTGGGGCGCCGTGGGGCTCGCCTTCAACCACGTCGTCTACCACCGCTACAAGGGCTGGTGGGCGCGCCACAACTACGTGCTCTCTGCCGGCCTCGACGCCGGCGTCGCCTTCATGGGCATCCTTTCCTACGCCATGCTGCAGTCCAGGGGCGTCAATGGCGTCGACTGGTGGGGGCTGCAGGTCGACGACCACTGCGCGCTGGCGAGGTGCCCCACGGCGCCGGGAGTCCGCGCCCCCGGCTGCCCCGTTCACTAG
- the LOC120677550 gene encoding oligopeptide transporter 1-like isoform X3 codes for MVPGAHLIVVLPLGKLMAACLPTKAVRIRGTKWSFSLNPGPFNLKEHVLITIFANTGSNSVYAVGIITIVKAFYHREIHPLAAMLLTQTTQLMGYGWAGLFRKFLVDSPYMWWPANLVQVSLFRALHEKEKRPKGGTTRLQFFLTVLITSFAYYIVPNYLFPTISTISLVCLVWKNSVTAQQIGSGVYGLGVGSFGLDWATVAGFLGTPLSTPAFAIVNIMAGFFLIVYVIVPVAYWTDAYGAKRFPIISSHVFMANGSRYDVNRVLDPATFQFSQAGYDGAGQINLSIFFAFTYGLSFATLAATLSHVALYHGGSIWEQTKATVRAQAGDVHTRLMKRNYAAVPQWWFQVMLVLVLGLSVFTCEGFGRQLQLPYWGVLLAAGLAFFFTLPIGIITATTNQQPGLNVVTELIIGYLYPGRPLANVAFKTYGYISMSQAIMFLQDFKLGHYMKIPPRSMFIVQLVGTVLASSVYFGTSWWLLESVPNICDPARLPEGSPWTCPGDDVFFNASIIWGVVGPLRMFGRLGRYARMNYFFLAGALAPVPFWALSRAFPGSAWAPWIRLVNMPVLLGATGMMPPARSVNYLMWGAVGLAFNHVVYHRYKGWWARHNYVLSAGLDAGVAFMGILSYAMLQSRGVNGVDWWGLQVDDHCALARCPTAPGVRAPGCPVH; via the exons ATGGTTCCTGGGGCTCATCTC ATCGTCGTGCTGCCGCTCGGCAAGCTGATGGCCGCCTGCCTCCCCACGAAGGCCGTCAGAATCAGGGGCACCAAGTGGTCCTTCTCGCTGAACCCGGGGCCGTTCAACCTCAAGGAGCATGTCCTGATCACCATCTTCGCCAACACCGGCTCCAACTCGGTGTACGCCGTCGGCATCATCACCATCGTGAAGGCGTTCTACCACCGGGAGATCCATCCCCTCGCCGCCATGTTGCTCACTCAGACCACCCAG TTGATGGGATATGGCTGGGCTGGCCTCTTCAGAAAGTTCCTTGTGGACTCCCCCTACATGTGGTGGCCTGCAAACCTGGTGCAGGTTTCCCTCTTCAG AGCTCTGCACgagaaggagaagaggccgaAGGGAGGGACGACGaggctgcagttcttcctcacCGTGCTGATCACGAGCTTCGCCTACTACATTGTGCCCAACTACCTCTTCCCGACCATCTCCACCATCTCCCTGGTCTGCCTGGTGTGGAAGAACTCCGTCACCGCGCAGCAGATCGGCTCCGGCGTGTACGGCCTCGGCGTGGGCTCTTTCGGGCTCGACTGGGCCACCGTCGCCGGGTTCCTGGGCACGCCTCTGTCGACGCCGGCTTTCGCCATCGTGAACATCATGGCCGGCTTCTTCCTCATCGTCTACGTGATCGTGCCCGTCGCCTACTGGACCGACGCGTACGGCGCCAAGCGCTTCCCCATCATCTCCTCCCACGTGTTCATGGCCAACGGCAGCCGGTACGACGTGAACAGGGTGCTCGACCCGGCGACCTTCCAGTTCAGCCAGGCCGGCTACGACGGCGCCGGCCAGATCAACCTGAGCATCTTCTTCGCCTTCACCTACGGGCTCAGCTTCGCGACGCTCGCGGCCACCCTGTCCCACGTCGCCCTCTACCACGGCGGGTCGATATGGGAGCAGACCAAGGCGACGGTGCGCGCGCAGGCCGGCGACGTGCACACCAGGCTGATGAAGAGGAACTACGCCGCCGTGCCGCAGTGGTGGTTCCAGGtgatgctggtgctggtgctcgGCCTCTCCGTCTTCACCTGCGAGGGCTTCGGCCGGCAGCTGCAGCTCCCCTACTGGGGCGTGCTCCtggccgccggcctcgccttcttcttcacGCTCCCCATCGGCATCATCACCGCGACGACCAACCAA CAACCTGGGCTGAACGTGGTGACCGAGCTCATCATCGGGTACCTGTACCCGGGGCGGCCGCTCGCCAACGTGGCGTTCAAGACGTACGGCTACATCAGCATGTCCCAGGCGATCATGTTCCTGCAGGACTTCAAGCTGGGCCACTACATGAAGATCCCGCCGCGCTCCATGTTCATCGTCCAg CTGGTGGGCACGGTGCTGGCGTCGTCGGTGTACTTCGGCACGTCGTGGTGGCTGCTGGAGAGCGTGCCCAACATCTGCGACCCGGCGAGGCTGCCGGAGGGGAGCCCCTGGACGTGCCCCGGCGACGACGTCTTCTTCAACGCGTCCATCATCTGGGGCGTGGTCGGCCCGCTGCGCATGTTCGGCCGGCTGGGGCGCTACGCCAGGATGAACTacttcttcctcgccggcgcgctggCGCCGGTGCCGTTCTGGGCGCTGTCCCGGGCGTTCCCGGGCAGCGCGTGGGCGCCGTGGATCCGCCTCGTCAACATGCCCGTGCTGCTCGGCGCCACGGGGATGATGCCGCCGGCGCGCTCCGTCAACTACCTCATGTGGGGCGCCGTGGGGCTCGCCTTCAACCACGTCGTCTACCACCGCTACAAGGGCTGGTGGGCGCGCCACAACTACGTGCTCTCTGCCGGCCTCGACGCCGGCGTCGCCTTCATGGGCATCCTTTCCTACGCCATGCTGCAGTCCAGGGGCGTCAATGGCGTCGACTGGTGGGGGCTGCAGGTCGACGACCACTGCGCGCTGGCGAGGTGCCCCACGGCGCCGGGAGTCCGCGCCCCCGGCTGCCCCGTTCACTAG